A window from Ardenticatena maritima encodes these proteins:
- a CDS encoding Na/Pi cotransporter family protein: protein MQTVAVWTRRMNKMLVFTASILLFALGIVLMKDGARSLAPLIEGWLDLRRPLPSLAAGWLASMIIMSGSPIAAVALALLDSGLMTATSAFTMIMGSRFGASFIVLCVGFIYALRGRSLLNSLSMGLLSFAITISLHVIGLVPGIWLLQTDWLTRVPRPRGVAVTSVVDLLFEPVRLTLSGFVPLWSFFGIGFLFIMLSFALLDRALPTESLKAAHFDQIAQFVYRPSVMFLLGAVVTLISMSVSLSVSILVPLSDRGLMRRENVIPYIMGANITTFVDTLLASLLMETPRAFDVVLAEMVSVGVAALFILVFAFRPYEVAMETFVEWVTAHPSRVVLFLVVLFAVPAVGLFM from the coding sequence ATGCAGACCGTTGCGGTGTGGACACGACGAATGAACAAAATGCTCGTCTTTACGGCGAGCATTTTGCTCTTTGCGCTGGGCATTGTGCTCATGAAAGACGGCGCGCGCAGTCTCGCGCCCCTGATTGAAGGTTGGCTTGACCTGCGCCGCCCGTTGCCCAGCCTTGCCGCCGGTTGGCTGGCTTCGATGATCATCATGAGCGGTTCGCCGATTGCCGCCGTTGCGCTTGCCCTGCTCGACAGCGGCTTGATGACGGCGACTTCCGCCTTCACCATGATTATGGGCTCACGGTTCGGCGCGAGTTTCATTGTGCTCTGCGTGGGGTTCATCTATGCCTTGCGGGGGCGCAGCCTGCTGAACAGCCTGAGCATGGGCTTGCTCTCCTTTGCCATCACCATCTCGCTGCATGTGATCGGGCTGGTGCCGGGCATCTGGCTTTTGCAAACCGATTGGCTGACGCGCGTCCCGCGCCCGCGCGGCGTGGCGGTTACCTCGGTGGTGGACCTGTTGTTTGAGCCGGTGCGCCTCACGCTGAGCGGTTTCGTGCCCCTGTGGTCGTTTTTCGGGATTGGCTTCCTCTTCATCATGCTCAGTTTCGCCCTGCTCGACCGTGCGCTCCCGACGGAATCCCTCAAAGCCGCCCACTTCGACCAGATTGCGCAATTCGTTTACCGCCCCTCGGTCATGTTCTTGCTGGGCGCAGTGGTGACGTTGATTTCCATGTCGGTGAGCCTCTCTGTGAGCATTCTTGTCCCGTTGAGCGACCGCGGCCTTATGCGCCGTGAGAACGTCATCCCCTACATCATGGGGGCGAACATCACCACCTTTGTGGACACCTTGCTGGCGTCATTGCTCATGGAAACACCGCGGGCGTTCGACGTGGTGTTGGCGGAAATGGTGAGCGTGGGCGTCGCGGCGCTTTTCATTCTGGTGTTCGCTTTTCGGCCGTATGAAGTCGCCATGGAAACATTTGTCGAATGGGTGACGGCGCACCCCTCGCGCGTGGTGCTCTTTTTGGTGGTGCTTTTTGCCGTGCCGGCGGTGGGCTTGTTCATGTGA
- the dtd gene encoding D-aminoacyl-tRNA deacylase has translation MRIVLQRVRHGAVDVEGQRIAEIGRGVVLLVGITTDDGMEAVEWLASKVAHLRIFEDDEGKMNRSLLDVGGEALVVSQFTLYGDARKGRRPSFTQAAPPEKAAPLIDAFAEALRREGVPVQTGRFGAHMLVLIENDGPVTLILER, from the coding sequence ATGCGGATTGTTCTGCAACGCGTTCGCCATGGTGCGGTGGACGTAGAAGGCCAACGCATCGCCGAAATTGGGCGCGGCGTGGTGCTACTTGTGGGGATTACCACAGACGACGGCATGGAAGCGGTCGAGTGGCTGGCGTCCAAAGTGGCGCATTTGCGCATTTTTGAAGATGACGAAGGGAAAATGAACCGTTCCTTGCTGGATGTGGGAGGAGAAGCGCTGGTCGTTTCACAGTTCACGCTTTACGGCGACGCTCGCAAAGGGCGACGTCCCAGTTTCACGCAAGCGGCGCCGCCAGAAAAAGCCGCGCCACTTATTGACGCCTTCGCCGAGGCGCTACGGCGCGAAGGGGTCCCCGTGCAAACAGGGCGATTTGGGGCGCACATGCTGGTACTCATCGAAAACGATGGACCTGTCACGCTGATTCTGGAGCGGTGA
- a CDS encoding xanthine dehydrogenase family protein molybdopterin-binding subunit: MRAIGSSLSRVGAIDKVTGRARYPGDLNKPGQLYMKILFAGRPHARIVDLDLSAAKQVPGVVAILTAEDVPVNEYGLIIYDQPVLCGDVVRCVADQVACVIAETEEAALEAREKIRVVYEDLPVLTDPVAAMQPDAFIIHPERGDSNLLCHYKIRNGDVEAAFAEADVIIEGEYRTPFQEHAYLQPEAGLAWLEGDQVVVNVAGQWMHEDRQQIAHALGWPEERVRVEYSAIGGAFGGREDMSVQIVLALAAVKTGRPVKIVWTREESIIGHHKRHPMTIRTRWAATYSGRLLGVEAEVIADAGAYAYTSTKVLGNAHLCVTGPYEWPTAKVDSYAVYTNNIPTGAFRGFGAPQGHFAAEMQMNKLAARLGLDPVALRLKNCLREGSQLTTRAHMPPGVSLPHVIEAAAERAGWKRPDGSFQKPTLSPSGAPHIKRGVGFACAMKNVGFSFGFVDECWAQVELHGGGDIEEVVVRCAGADVGQGAHTVFCQMAAEAVGVPVERVRLVADHTDETPGSSGSSSASRMTFYAGNAIRGAAMRALKLWHDEVRPAVGTYRYRPRATTPFDPETGEADPNVSYGFVAEVAEVEVDTELGFVHITRVICADDVGKAINPRLIEGQIEGGVVQAVGYAVLEHFQVRNGEVLTRHLSTYLIPTVYDIPDRVESLILEYPDPQGPWGARGMAEMPFIPLAPAVASAVYDATGVWFDDLPLTPDKIVAKLHPRL, translated from the coding sequence ATGCGCGCCATTGGAAGCAGTCTCTCGCGTGTTGGTGCTATTGACAAAGTCACCGGACGTGCCCGCTACCCTGGCGACCTCAACAAGCCCGGTCAACTCTACATGAAAATCCTCTTTGCCGGGCGTCCCCATGCTCGCATTGTGGACCTTGACCTGAGTGCGGCGAAACAGGTCCCCGGCGTGGTCGCCATTCTCACCGCCGAAGATGTCCCCGTCAATGAGTATGGGCTCATCATCTACGACCAGCCGGTGCTCTGCGGCGATGTGGTGCGCTGCGTTGCCGACCAGGTGGCGTGTGTGATTGCTGAAACCGAGGAAGCCGCACTCGAAGCCCGTGAAAAAATCCGGGTGGTGTATGAAGACTTGCCCGTGCTGACCGACCCCGTTGCCGCCATGCAGCCCGACGCCTTCATCATCCACCCCGAGCGCGGCGACAGCAATCTGCTTTGCCACTACAAAATCCGCAATGGCGATGTGGAAGCGGCTTTTGCCGAAGCCGATGTGATTATCGAGGGCGAGTACCGCACGCCGTTTCAGGAGCACGCCTACTTGCAGCCCGAAGCCGGGCTCGCTTGGCTGGAAGGCGACCAGGTGGTTGTCAATGTGGCGGGGCAGTGGATGCATGAAGACCGCCAGCAAATTGCGCATGCGCTGGGATGGCCCGAAGAGCGCGTGCGCGTGGAATACAGCGCCATTGGGGGCGCGTTTGGCGGGCGCGAGGATATGAGCGTCCAGATTGTGCTGGCGCTTGCCGCCGTCAAGACGGGGCGACCTGTGAAAATCGTCTGGACGCGTGAAGAGAGTATCATCGGGCACCACAAGCGCCACCCCATGACCATTCGCACACGCTGGGCGGCGACCTATTCGGGGCGTTTGCTGGGCGTCGAAGCCGAGGTGATTGCTGACGCCGGCGCGTATGCGTACACCAGCACCAAGGTGTTGGGCAATGCGCACCTGTGCGTGACGGGTCCATACGAGTGGCCGACCGCCAAGGTGGATAGTTATGCCGTCTACACCAACAACATCCCCACGGGCGCGTTTCGCGGCTTTGGCGCGCCGCAGGGGCACTTTGCCGCCGAAATGCAGATGAACAAACTCGCCGCCCGCCTCGGGCTTGACCCTGTGGCGTTGCGCTTGAAGAACTGCTTGCGCGAAGGGAGCCAACTCACCACGCGCGCCCACATGCCGCCCGGTGTGAGCCTGCCGCACGTTATCGAAGCCGCTGCTGAGCGGGCGGGCTGGAAGCGCCCCGACGGTTCGTTTCAGAAGCCGACGCTTTCCCCGTCCGGCGCGCCGCATATCAAACGGGGTGTTGGCTTTGCCTGCGCCATGAAGAACGTTGGCTTCTCGTTTGGTTTTGTGGATGAATGTTGGGCGCAGGTCGAACTGCACGGCGGGGGTGATATTGAAGAAGTCGTGGTGCGCTGTGCCGGTGCAGACGTGGGGCAAGGTGCACACACCGTCTTTTGCCAGATGGCAGCCGAAGCGGTGGGCGTGCCTGTCGAACGGGTGCGCCTGGTCGCCGACCATACCGATGAAACCCCCGGCTCGTCGGGGAGCAGTAGCGCCAGCCGCATGACCTTCTACGCGGGCAACGCCATCCGCGGTGCGGCGATGCGCGCGCTCAAACTCTGGCACGATGAAGTGCGCCCCGCCGTCGGCACGTACCGCTACCGCCCGCGTGCCACCACCCCCTTCGACCCCGAAACGGGTGAAGCCGACCCCAACGTTTCGTATGGCTTCGTCGCCGAAGTCGCCGAGGTGGAAGTGGACACGGAGTTGGGATTTGTGCATATCACGCGCGTTATTTGCGCCGATGACGTCGGCAAAGCCATCAACCCGCGCCTGATTGAAGGGCAAATTGAAGGGGGCGTTGTGCAAGCCGTGGGCTATGCGGTGCTGGAACATTTCCAGGTGCGCAATGGCGAAGTGCTGACGCGCCATCTCAGTACCTACCTGATCCCCACGGTCTATGACATCCCCGACCGTGTCGAAAGCCTGATTCTCGAATACCCCGACCCACAAGGACCGTGGGGCGCGCGCGGCATGGCTGAAATGCCCTTCATCCCGCTGGCGCCGGCGGTTGCCAGCGCCGTGTACGATGCGACGGGCGTTTGGTTTGATGACTTGCCGTTGACGCCTGACAAAATTGTTGCCAAACTCCACCCACGCTTGTGA
- a CDS encoding homospermidine biosynthesis protein → MYGRKLDPYPLEGDIPVTTLVDDFFFAYNAARLREACQIFAQKMLEPDVTVVLTLTGALTPTGMGYAVFVPLIEAGFVDWIISTGANLYHDVHRSLGFSLYQSTPYVDDVALREQGVIRIYDILFEADVLFETDAFFREVLKQPEFQKRMGTAELHYRLGRYVRERERVLGVKYRSLLGAAYEAGVPVYTSSPGDSGVGMNLSALRLQGYEVGFDPELDVNETAAIVYDAKKSGGKSAVLILGGGSPKNFALQTEPQIQEVLGLDERGHDYFIQITDARPDTGGLSGATPNEAVTWGKVDPEQLPDTVVCYTDSTIAAPILAAYALAKRQPRPLKRLYDRREALLEQLRRDYLDRLAAESAS, encoded by the coding sequence ATGTACGGACGCAAACTTGACCCTTACCCGCTGGAAGGCGATATCCCTGTCACCACCCTGGTGGACGATTTCTTTTTTGCGTACAACGCGGCGCGTTTGCGCGAAGCGTGCCAGATTTTCGCCCAAAAAATGCTCGAACCGGATGTCACGGTCGTGCTCACGCTGACGGGCGCGCTCACACCCACCGGCATGGGCTACGCCGTCTTTGTGCCGCTCATCGAAGCGGGATTTGTGGACTGGATTATCTCCACCGGCGCGAACCTGTACCACGACGTGCACCGTTCGTTGGGCTTTTCGCTCTACCAATCCACGCCCTACGTGGACGACGTGGCGCTCCGCGAGCAGGGCGTCATTCGCATCTACGATATTCTCTTTGAAGCCGATGTTCTTTTTGAAACGGACGCTTTCTTCCGCGAAGTGTTGAAGCAGCCCGAATTCCAGAAGCGCATGGGCACGGCGGAACTGCACTATCGCCTGGGGCGCTACGTGCGCGAACGCGAGCGCGTCTTGGGCGTCAAATACCGATCGCTCTTGGGGGCGGCCTACGAAGCGGGCGTGCCGGTTTACACGTCCAGCCCCGGCGATTCAGGTGTGGGCATGAACCTTTCGGCGCTGCGCTTGCAGGGCTACGAGGTCGGTTTCGACCCCGAACTGGATGTGAACGAGACGGCGGCGATTGTGTACGACGCCAAGAAGTCGGGCGGCAAGAGCGCCGTGCTCATTCTGGGCGGTGGAAGCCCCAAGAATTTCGCCCTGCAAACCGAGCCGCAAATCCAGGAAGTGCTGGGGCTGGATGAACGCGGGCATGACTACTTCATCCAGATTACTGACGCCCGCCCCGACACGGGCGGTTTGTCGGGGGCAACGCCTAACGAGGCGGTGACATGGGGCAAGGTGGACCCCGAACAATTGCCCGACACGGTGGTCTGCTACACGGATTCGACCATTGCCGCGCCGATTTTGGCGGCCTATGCGCTCGCCAAACGCCAGCCGCGCCCGCTGAAACGGCTCTACGACCGCCGCGAAGCCTTGCTGGAACAGTTGCGCCGTGACTATCTCGACCGCCTGGCGGCAGAATCGGCATCCTGA
- a CDS encoding universal stress protein → MHILVATGGAEHSQKAVTFAGLLARDTNAALTLLTVRKPGHSEEAARVALEEAQRALPPNLARVQTRIREGHPAEEIVFECEEGGYDLAVVGERQHHTLRTRFLLGSTAQRVVEHAPCPVVVAKGRIAPVRRLLLCEGLRTDAPLARRFMEQLPELVTLPLEITILHVISQLALTPYDPSVEDSETVQLARRILAGDRQLLSKRHAHVQERLRYGLVVEEIIAEAAWDYDMLVLGAHPGAGWRRILLDDITHDVLVKAPAPVLVVR, encoded by the coding sequence ATGCACATTCTCGTGGCAACCGGGGGGGCGGAACATTCGCAAAAAGCGGTCACTTTTGCGGGGTTGCTCGCCCGTGATACCAACGCCGCCCTGACCCTGTTGACGGTGCGCAAGCCGGGGCATTCTGAAGAAGCCGCCCGTGTGGCGTTGGAAGAGGCGCAGCGTGCCTTGCCGCCCAATCTGGCGCGGGTACAGACGCGCATCCGTGAAGGGCATCCCGCCGAAGAAATTGTGTTCGAGTGTGAGGAAGGTGGGTACGATCTGGCGGTGGTGGGTGAACGCCAGCACCACACATTGCGCACGCGCTTCTTGCTCGGCTCCACAGCCCAACGCGTGGTGGAACATGCGCCGTGCCCGGTTGTAGTCGCCAAGGGGCGCATTGCCCCCGTGCGCCGTCTCTTGCTGTGTGAAGGATTGCGTACCGATGCGCCGCTCGCCCGCCGTTTTATGGAACAACTTCCCGAACTCGTGACGCTTCCTTTGGAAATCACCATTTTGCACGTCATCTCGCAACTGGCGCTCACCCCGTACGACCCTAGCGTGGAAGATTCGGAAACCGTCCAACTGGCGCGCCGTATCCTCGCCGGCGATAGGCAACTGTTGAGCAAGCGCCACGCCCATGTGCAAGAACGCTTGCGGTATGGGCTGGTGGTTGAAGAAATCATCGCCGAAGCGGCTTGGGATTACGACATGCTGGTCTTGGGCGCCCACCCCGGCGCGGGGTGGCGGCGCATTCTCCTCGACGATATCACGCACGATGTGTTGGTGAAAGCCCCCGCACCCGTGCTTGTAGTGCGCTAA
- the hisN gene encoding histidinol-phosphatase, protein MTALDTLLAFALDAAWEAGRLTLGYFQTNVHVETKADASPVTVADREAEALLRRLIERAYPDHGIIGEEHGEKPARSAYTWVLDPIDGTKSFITGVPLYGTMVALLQDGEPVLGVLFFPALGEMVYAARGMGCFWNGRRARVSDVRDISQAKLLVSNLNKFEPYGKADAWQRLVRATAFQRTWGDAYGYALVATGRADIMCDPIMSIWDIAPLLVIMEEAGGTLTDWQGNRTISNAESIATNGHLFEQVMALTRAPTT, encoded by the coding sequence ATGACTGCACTTGACACCTTGCTTGCTTTTGCCCTCGACGCCGCCTGGGAAGCCGGACGGCTGACGCTCGGCTATTTTCAAACCAATGTGCATGTCGAAACCAAAGCCGACGCCAGCCCCGTGACCGTTGCCGACCGTGAAGCCGAAGCGCTCTTGCGGCGGCTCATCGAACGTGCCTACCCTGACCACGGCATTATCGGCGAAGAGCATGGCGAAAAGCCGGCGCGCTCCGCCTACACCTGGGTGCTCGACCCCATTGATGGCACCAAGTCGTTTATCACCGGCGTGCCGCTCTACGGCACCATGGTTGCGCTCCTGCAAGACGGGGAACCGGTGCTGGGCGTGCTTTTCTTCCCCGCACTGGGTGAAATGGTCTATGCAGCGCGCGGCATGGGCTGTTTCTGGAACGGACGGCGTGCGCGTGTGTCAGACGTGCGGGACATTTCCCAGGCGAAACTCCTGGTCTCCAACCTCAACAAATTCGAGCCATACGGCAAAGCCGACGCCTGGCAGCGCCTCGTGCGGGCAACGGCGTTTCAACGCACCTGGGGCGACGCATACGGCTATGCACTGGTTGCAACGGGGCGCGCCGACATCATGTGCGACCCCATCATGTCCATCTGGGATATTGCGCCGCTGCTGGTCATCATGGAAGAAGCCGGCGGCACTCTCACCGACTGGCAAGGCAATCGCACCATCTCCAACGCCGAAAGCATTGCGACGAACGGCCACCTGTTTGAGCAAGTGATGGCGTTGACACGCGCGCCGACCACCTGA